The Fervidobacterium pennivorans DNA segment GGTGGTTCCTGTAACAAGCGATGGAAAAGTTATTCTTGTTGAGCAATATCGGTATCCGATAAAGCAAAAGCTCTTGGAAATTCCCGCTGGAAAATTTGACAAACCAGGTGAAGATGTATTAGAATGCGCTAAGCGCGAGCTGGCAGAGGAGACTGGATACACAGCAAGAAGGTACACGTACTTGGGGTATATCTACACGACACCGGGTTTTTCAAACGAAATCATTCATCTTTACCTGGCACAAGACCTAGTTCCCGGACATTCGAATCCAGACGAAGACGAAATTCTTGAAGTTCGAATTGAGGATTTGGAAGAGGTCGTGAAGAAATGTATAAATGGGGAGATAACGGATGCAAAAACAGTGGCTGGAGTCTTAAGAGCCTATTTCAAGTTAAGAGGTGAAAAGTGATGGTAAAAGTTGTCGTAAACGGTGAAGAA contains these protein-coding regions:
- a CDS encoding NUDIX domain-containing protein, whose amino-acid sequence is MERTITTEVIFNGMLLTVLRDEVVLENGAMSIREHVLHPGAVAVVPVTSDGKVILVEQYRYPIKQKLLEIPAGKFDKPGEDVLECAKRELAEETGYTARRYTYLGYIYTTPGFSNEIIHLYLAQDLVPGHSNPDEDEILEVRIEDLEEVVKKCINGEITDAKTVAGVLRAYFKLRGEK